From the Drosophila willistoni isolate 14030-0811.24 unplaced genomic scaffold, UCI_dwil_1.1 Seg504, whole genome shotgun sequence genome, one window contains:
- the LOC124461499 gene encoding uncharacterized protein K02A2.6-like — MTTVGSLEPFDLGQPNKWGSYLERFKLFLLANDVKDEGRKKASFLTLVGAPVYDLLTSLAFPNQVSTLPLDQIEKILTDHLCPRPSEIAAFYHFHKRDQHPDETVGNYLAALRALAVGCNFGAALDRMLRDRFVCGMRDESLQRSFLADTELTVQKVLERATTSEAAAASAKAIRQPNETIHSIKSQRPQQPHKGKGQQCAGCAGPHGRQQCPYREAICHGCGRKGHLKRVCRSNDSSNDVHPVKGKNSRGKSVNLISNLVCLKKRITVQINGKSCTFEVDSGSDVTMMTLRTYDRIWPTNKPKVYNYDPGFSDYQHNPIQILGVFDVSIHYNGRNIDNLPVIVTKSGCSDLLGCNWFDPLGISIKGIHSVGSDVQIAGILNKFEHLFSTELGCYTGPPVILNIDATVPPVRLPPRRIPYALKGLVEEELDRQCKQGILKPVEYSDWATPIAPVIKKDGSIIFAATINQL, encoded by the coding sequence ATGACGACAGTTGGAAGTTTGGAACCGTTTGATTTGGGACAGCCAAATAAATGGGGCTCATATTTGGAGCGATTTAAATTGTTCCTGCTTGCCAATGATGTCAAAGACGAGGGTCGCAAAAAAGCATCTTTCCTCACATTGGTCGGAGCACCAGTCTATGATCTTTTGACATCATTGGCGTTTCCAAACCAGGTCAGTACATTACCGTTAGACCAAATTGAGAAGATTCTAACTGATCATCTTTGTCCACGTCCATCGGAAATCGCGGCATTTTATCATTTTCACAAACGTGATCAACATCCGGATGAGACCGTCGGAAACTATCTCGCAGCGCTGCGGGCATTGGCAGTGGGTTGCAATTTTGGAGCAGCGTTGGACAGAATGCTGCGTGATCGTTTTGTATGCGGCATGAGGGATGAAAGCTTACAGAGAAGTTTTCTTGCAGACACTGAATTGACAGTGCAGAAAGTTTTGGAGAGAGCAACTACTAGTGAAGCTGCAGCAGCGAGTGCAAAGGCTATCAGACAGCCTAACGAGACTATCCACAGCATCAAATCACAGCGCCCTCAACAACCACATAAAGGAAAAGGACAACAATGTGCGGGTTGTGCCGGTCCACACGGCCGGCAGCAATGCCCTTATCGTGAAGCAATATGTCACGGCTGTGGCCGGAAGGGCCATCTTAAGCGTGTCTGCCGGAGTAATGACTCGTCGAACGATGTTCATCCAGTAAAGGGCAAAAATTCACGTGGGAAATCGGTAAACCTCATATCTAATCTGGTGTGCCTGAAGAAACGTATCACGGTACAgattaatggaaaatcgtGTACTTTTGAAGTGGATTCTGGATCTGACGTAACTATGATGACGTTGCGGACTTATGATCGTATCTGGCCAACAAACAAGCCTAAGGTTTACAACTACGATCCGGGGTTTAGTGACTACCAACACAACCCAATCCAGATACTAGGAGTTTTTGATGTATCAATTCATTACAACGGTCGTAATATTGATAATCTACCAGTCATCGTCACTAAAAGCGGTTGTAGCGACCTTCTGGGTTGTAACTGGTTCGACCCACTAGGCATCAGTATCAAGGGCATACATTCAGTGGGCAGTGACGTACAGATCGCAGGCATTCTGAATAAGTTCGAACACTTATTCTCAACAGAACTTGGTTGTTACACTGGTCCGCCAGTCATATTAAACATTGATGCTACAGTGCCACCAGTGCGACTACCTCCACGCCGAATTCCATATGCTCTAAAGGGACTAGTCGAAGAGGAGCTGGATCGCCAATGCAAGCAAGGGATTCTTAAACCTGTGGAGTATTCAGATTGGGCCACTCCTATTGCACCAGTTATCAAGAAGGACGGTTCAATTATATTTGCGGCGACTATAAATCAACTTTAA